A region of the Passer domesticus isolate bPasDom1 chromosome Z, bPasDom1.hap1, whole genome shotgun sequence genome:
agaaagaaaggaagaaaggaggaaaagaaagaaaggaagaaaggaggaaaaggaagaaaggaagaaaggaagagaacagAGTGAAAAAGACAGAGCaaaattaaaagagaagaaagataaagaatgagaaagagagcaaaagcaagagagaagggaaagaaataaacaaagagagagaaagacagaaagagggaaggaaggaaggaaggaaggaaggaaggaaggaaggaaggaaggaaggaaggaaggaaggaaggaaggaaggaaggaaggaaggaaggaaggaaggaaggaaggaaggaaggaaggaaggaaggaaggaaggaaggaaggaaggaaggaaggaaggaaggaaggaaggaaggaaggaaggaaggaaggaaggaaggaaggaaggaaggaaggaaggaaggaaggaaggaaggaaggaaggaaggaaggaaggaaggaaggaaggaaggaaggaaggaaggaaggaaggaaggaaggaaggaaggaaaccaGCAGATTACGACAAACACTTCACCCTCCGTGCATGCCAACGCATCCTGTTGACGCTCTCCATTGGCTCTCCTTGGTGCTGAGGATCCCCCTAGAACACTGAGTTCAGCACATGGACAGACATTCCCGCAGGGTGCCGGGCAGGCCGTGGCCCAGCTGCCCTCTGCAGGCCCGGTGCTGCTGGAGGCCGGTGCTAATCCTtgggctgggccaggcagcagcagcagcacgcctgcagcagctgcctgaagAACGAGGGGCTCTCCTCCTGGGGAGCCGGCTGCCCTTGCTGGGCTTGGCCTCCCTGCAGGCTGGCAGAGAATTTGGGGGGACAGCTGGTGCTGCGTGGGGCAGAGATCGAGCTCTCTTCCCTGcgtcctgcagctgctgctttgcgTTGTGCAGCCGTGCTGGgccccagctgcctctgcacTCCTGGCCGCTGGCTGAAGCGGCAGCTGACACGTTCTGCCTCTCGCCACAGCATTCCCTCACTCATGCCTGCTTCCAATTGGAGCAACTCTTCAGTACTGCTGCCTGCTTCTTGGGATggctccaggctgctcccaaaGTCTCTCTCATTCTCTTCCCATTGGCAGATGTGCATAAGGCTTCGCACATCTTCGTCCGAAGGAGACAGAGCCTGGTATCTCTGCCCTtcccacagggacagccccaggccTGTCAACTCTTGTTCCAACAGGAGCAAGTCTTGGTATGGATTGTCCTCATTGTCATCCCATTGGTACAACCCCTGCTGTACCTGCAGTGTCACGCTTTTTTCCAATGGGGACAGCTCTTCACATCTGTCATCCTCGTCATCATCCCGCTGGTACAGCTGCTTTACCTGCACTGTCACACTTTTTTCCAATGGGGACAGCTCTTGACTTGTCACCTCTTCTTCCCACAGAGACAACTCTTGGCATCTGCCGTCCTCATCATTGTGCCATTGGTACGTCTCCTGCCCTACCTGCATTGTCACGCGTTCTCCACACTGGAACGGCTCCTCCTGTGTCACATCTGCACACTGCACTGTCACACCTACCTGCCAGGAGTGCATCCTCTGCTGTGTCACAGCTCCACAGGGGGACACTTCTTCCTGGACTGTCACTTCTTCTTCCCACTGGCTATACTCTTGCACTGATACTTCTTCCCACAGGCTATGCTCTTGGCGACAAACATCTTCCAACAGGCAAAGCTCTTCGTCCACAGAGTAGTCCCACTCTTGGTCCATAGTGACAAAGTCCCTTTCTCTGACAGGGAGAAGGACTGAGctgccccctgtccccagccactGCCCACTGAGGGCCTGGTCTTGCAgccagctgggaaggggctggggggctgggagATGGGATTTGCCTtgtcctcctctctgtctgatGTCACTGGCACGGATGACTCCTGGGACACAGCCGCTCTGCTGGCACTGACCAGCCCCGGGCCCGCACTGTCCCTTATATATCCCCAGCTGCCATGTCACAAAGGACTGTGGCCACCACAATATCCTGCAGTGTCACCGAGGGCTGTGACACAAGGTGCCTGTGCCACAAAGGCCACCCCGGCATGCCTGGAGCAGCCGAAGGCtctgggaatggctggagcaGGGCCGGCCTTGGGGCTCGCAGCTGTTCTGGGTGTAATCTGAGATGACTGGCTCACAGTTAAGGGGTGAGTGCTGTGTGGCTGTGAGGAGAAGCTCTATCATGCAC
Encoded here:
- the LOC135291270 gene encoding uncharacterized protein LOC135291270; its protein translation is MDQEWDYSVDEELCLLEDVCRQEHSLWEEVSVQEYSQWEEEVTVQEEVSPCGAVTQQRMHSWQVGVTVQCADVTQEEPFQCGERVTMQVGQETYQWHNDEDGRCQELSLWEEEVTSQELSPLEKSVTVQVKQLYQRDDDEDDRCEELSPLEKSVTLQVQQGLYQWDDNEDNPYQDLLLLEQELTGLGLSLWEGQRYQALSPSDEDVRSLMHICQWEENERDFGSSLEPSQEAGSSTEELLQLEAGMSEGMLWREAERVSCRFSQRPGVQRQLGPSTAAQRKAAAAGRREESSISAPRSTSCPPKFSASLQGGQAQQGQPAPQEESPSFFRQLLQACCCCCLAQPKD